A genomic window from Triticum urartu cultivar G1812 chromosome 7, Tu2.1, whole genome shotgun sequence includes:
- the LOC125525198 gene encoding uncharacterized protein LOC125525198 yields MADLATMVPDDVLAGVLRLLAPRGLAASRCVCKAWRRVIDDRRLLRADLLPRSLGGIFLNYLDLWFTQFLSRPTTGTAISGRLDYTVPGEPDLMPPIHVRNHCNGLLLLHHCVVNPATQQWAPLPPAPDLPQPPHPGMISFPREHLVFDPTLSPNYFEVLIVPDVPSKNNDECEEEAEWPPSTLILRMFSSKSESWEERTFGREGAAAGTFPGMVGSMRIFFKHQSAYW; encoded by the coding sequence ATGGCAGATCTGGCCACGATGGTGCCGGACGACGTGCTCGCGGGtgtcctccgcctcctcgcaccACGCGGCCTCGCCGCTTCCCGCTGCGTCTGCAAGGCATGGCGCCGCGTCATCGACGACCGCAGACTGCTGCGGGCGGACCTCCTCCCGCGCTCGCTTGGTGGCATCTTCCTCAACTACCTGGACCTATGGTTCACGCAGTTCCTCTCCCGCCCCACGACAGGCACCGCAATCTCTGGCCGGCTGGACTACACGGTGCCTGGCGAGCCCGACCTCATGCCCCCCATCCACGTCCGAAATCACTGCAATGGCCTCCTCTTGCTCCACCACTGCGTGGTCAACCCTGCCACACAGCAGTGGGCGCCCCTGCCACCTGCCCCAGACCTGCCCCAACCCCCACATCCAGGCATGATCTCCTTTCCGCGCGAGCACCTTGTGTTTGACCCCACTCTGTCGCCCAACTATTTTGAAGTGCTCATAGTGCCCGATGTCCCTTCCAAGAACAACGACGAATGTGAGGAGGAAGCTGAATGGCCGCCATCCACATTGATCCTACGTATGTTTTCATCAAAGTCTGAATCTTGGGAGGAGAGGACATTTGGTCGGGAAGGGGCGGCTGCAGGGACGTTTCCTGGCATGGTTGGGTCAATGCGAATTTTTTTCAAACATCAGTCTGCCTACTGGTGA